The DNA region CTTCCCAAATGCGTTGCCACTTCGGCTCGATCGCCTGCGGCTCGTACGGCGGAATTTCTGCAGCTGGCATTATCAGCGGTATTGTACCATGGCGAGCCGGGCAAGCCCTTGACGCGCCTGTGTGCGCGCGGGATGAGGCCGGCATGGCATCTTCATTCGATAAACGCTGGCTGATCGCGGGTTGTGCGGCGGTGGCTCTGGCGGCCGGTCTCTTGTTGCCGCGACCTGCCGGATCGCAACACGCGGTCCAAGCCGACGCCACCGTTCCTCCCGCCCTCAACGGCAATGTGAGCCCGGGCTCTTTGAGCCCGGGCTCCTCACCTTCACCTGCCGATATGGCCGTCTACGTATGCGGCGCGGTCAAGAATCCGGGCGTGTATACCTTCGCGCCTGGCGCGCGTGTGATCGATGCGATCAAGCAGGCCGGCGGCCCGCTTCCGGACGCCGACGTAGAGCAGATTAATCTTGCCCAACCGCTCGGCGACGCGATGAAAGTGACCGTGCCGCACAAGGGGCAGACGCTGGCCAGCGACGCGTTCATGTCGAACGATCCGCCGGCGTCATCGTCGTATCATCACAGGCGCTCCCACGGAAGAAGCTCGCGCTCCAGCGCGCACAAGCTCGCCGTCGGGCAGACGCTTGACGTGAACACGGCCACACCGGAGGAATTAGTCCAATTGCCCGGCGTCGGTCCGAGCCTGGCGCAGCGCATCGTGGATTATCGCCAGCAGAACGGACCGTTCCAAACCGTTGACGACCTGCAAAACGTCCCCGGCATCGGGCCATCGAAGTTCGATCGCATGGCGCCTTTCATCCGACTGTAGTCTGAAGACCCGCTCGATTCGTAGCGGGAAGCCCACTCGACGCTCAGAACCTGCGTTGCCTAAGCAATGGCCCGCCTTTGGAGGTTCTGAATGTCTAGCGACGACCTGCAGCGAGAGATTTTGCCCATTCCGGATCCGCAATACGTCGGTATCACCACCTACGATGCCAAGGACCCGGACACCAAATTCCCGCCGATCGAGCCGCTGCGGCCGCCGAAGGGCGCACCGAACGTGCTCATCATCCTCATCGATGATGCCGGGTTCGCATCGTCGAGCGCCTTCGGCGGCGTCATCAACACGCCGACGGCGGAGAAGCTCGCGAAGAACGGCCTAAAGTACAACCGTTTCCATTCCACGGCCTTGTGCTCGCCGACGCGTCAGGCGCTGCTCACCGGGCGCAACCATCACGCCGTCGGCATGGGCAGCATCACCGAGCTCGCGACGTCGGCACCAGGCTACAGTTCTGTGCGCCCGAAGGCGGCCGCGGCGCTGGCGGAGACGCTCAAGCTCAACGGTTATTCGACCGCGCAGTTCGGTAAGTGCCACGAAGTACCGGTGTGGGAGACCAGCCCGATGGGGCCGTTCAACCAGTGGCCCACCGGCAGCGGCTTCGAGCATTTCTACGGCTTTATCGGCGGCGAAGCAAATCAATGGGCGCCGGCGCTCTACAAGGACACGGTGCCGGTCGAGATTCCGCCCGACCCAGGCTATCACCTCACGGTGGACTTGACGGACCGGGCGATCGACTGGATCGGCCAGCAGCGCGTCCTCATGCCCGACAAGCCGTTCTTCGTGTACTTCGCACCCGGCGCGACGCACGCGCCGCATCACGTGCCCAAAGAATGGGCGGATAAGTATAAGGGCAAGTTCGATCAAGGGTGGGATAAGGTGCGCGAGCAGATCTTCGCGCGTCAAAAGGAACTGGGTGTCATCCCCAAAGACGCCGAGTTGACCAAGCGGCCGGCCGACATCCCGGCGTGGGACGACATGGATCCCAAACTCAAACCGATCCTTGCACGCGAGATGGAAGTCTACGCGGGCTTTCTTGAGCACACCGACTATCACGTCGGCCGGCTCGTCGAGTCGCTCGAGAGACTGCAGCAGCTCGACAACACTCTGATCTATTACATCGTCGGAGACAACGGCGCGTCGGCCGAGGGCACGATCAACGGCACCTTCAACGAGCTGTTCATGCTCAATGGAGTGACCGGCGTCGAGACGCCCGAATTCCTGATGGAGCGCATCGACGAGTTCGGCGGACCAAAGGCGTACAACCACTATGCGGTGGGTTGGGCGCACGCGATGGACACGCCGTATCAATGGACCAAGCAGGTCGCCTCGCACTGGGGCGGCACGCGTAATGGCACAATCGTCCACTGGCCCAAGGGCATCCGCTCCAAGGGCGAGATCCGCACGCAGTTCCATCACGTCATCGACGTGGCGGCGACCGTCCTTGACATCGCGCAGCTGCCGCATCCGGCGGCCGTCAACGGCATCCAGCAGATGCCGCTGCACGGCTTCTCGATGAAGTACTCGTTCGATGACGCTAAGGCGGCGGAACCGCACGAGACCCAATACTTCGAGATGTTCGTCAATCGCGGCATCTATCACAAGGGCTGGACGGCTGTCACGCGGCACAGCACGCCGTGGGTCGTGGCTCCGCTTCCGCCGTACGACGACGACGTGTGGGAGCTTTACGCGCCCGACGATTGGACGCAATCACGCAACGTCGCCAAAGAGAATCCGGAAAAGCTGCGCGACCTGCAACGCCTGTTCCTCATCGAAGCGACGAAATACAACGTGTTGCCGCTGGATGACCGCCGGGTCGAGCGCTTCAACTCAGATCTTGCCGGGCGGCCGACGCTCATCAAGGGCGATTCGCAAGTGCTCTTCGGTGCGATGGGCCGCCTCACCGAGAACTCGATCGTCAACATCAAGAACAAGTCGCACTCGGTGACCGCCCAGGTGGTCGTGCCCAAGGACGGCGCCGAAGGCGTGATCGTCCACCAAGGAGGACGCTTCGGAGGATGGGTCCTCTACGCGAAGGACGGCAAGCTCACGTACTGCTACAACTGCTTCGGTTGGAAATCGTTCATCGTGCGCAGTGAACAACAACTGCCGGAGGGCAATCACCAGGTCCGAATGGAGTTCGCGTACGACGGCGGCGGCCTTGGCAAAGGCGGGAACGTGACGCTCTTCGTCGACGGCAAGAAGGCCGGTAGCGGGCGCGTGGAGATGACCGTTCCGATGATGTTCTCAGCGGACGAGACGTGCGACGTCAGCGTCGACACCGGCACACCCGTGAGCAGTGAATACAGCATCGCTGACAGCGAGTTCAACGGCAAGGTGCTGGGCGTCCAGATCGACGTCGGCAAGGCAGACGCCGATCGCTTCATCAGCGCAGAGGACCGCATGCGCATCGCGATGGCGCGCCAGTAGCGAAGCGCTAGTTCCGGCGTAAGACCAGCTCGGCGCTCTCGCGTTGCAAGAGCGCCGCAGCGTTTGCAGGGACGATGCGTCGCTTGCGCTCGTCGATGACGCGCAGCTCGAAGCCCTTGTCCGCCAGCATGCGCAACAGCGCGGCCGGATCATCGCCGGCATCGCGCACGAAGCGCGGGAAGAACTCCATGACGATGGTCAGGGGTCGCGCGCCGTCCAGCAGTTGCGTCGCACCGCGCAGGATGGCCGGCTCGGCACCTTCCGCGTCGAGCTTGATGAAGTCCGGCGTGCGACCGAGCTCGTCCGCGAAATCATCAAACGTGACCATCTCGACCTCGAGCGCGGTGCGCTGGTCGGTCGCGTTGTGAGGAATCTGCTCGAGGCCCTGCACGATCGATCCGCCGCCGCGATGCCGGTCGGTGCGATAGAAGGTCACGGAACCGGCTCGCTCGCCGGCGGCTTTCTCGACGATGTGCGCGCTGCGGTGCAGTCCGTTGATCTCGATGTTGTCGCGCGCCAGCATGGCGAGCTGCGGATCGCACTCGAACGAATGGACGCTGCCGCTCGGTCCGGCCGCACGAGCCATCAGCAGCGTGAAATACCCCACGTTCGCGCCGGCTTCGAAGACCGTCATGCCGGGCGCCACCAGCTGGCGCAGCGCCACCTCCGTCCACTCTTCCCACACGCCGTCGAGGATGAGATGAGGGGCGATCGAGATGTCGTGGGCGTCCACGTACATCTTGAAACCGTTGCGCGTCCTCAGAAGGACGCGGCCGCCGCCCACATAGGTGGCGCCCGTCTGAAAGCCCATAGGCATCGTGCGCCCGCGCTTCTTCAGCCCGAGGAGGTTCTCCTAAACATCCGTTTTCGCGCCGGCCGCGTAGTAAGCTAACAAGCAGGGTGCAACGGGGGGAGACGGCCTTGAAGATACTGGCACTGTTGTGCGCATTGCTCGCGTTCGGCGCGTGTGCGGCCAGCGCGGCCACCAACGCGGGCCTGGAGCGCGTGCTGGCGGCGCCCGACTGGCTCAACGGCCGGCCGACGGCAGCCGACGTGCAGGGTAAAGTCGTCTTGGTGGATTTTTATACGTTCGAATGCTACAACTGCAAGAACGTCGAGCCCAACCTGCGCGCGCTTTATAGGGACGTGCCGCGCGAGCAATTGGTGATCCTGAGCGTTCACAGCCCCGAGACCTCGTTGGAGCACAGCCGTTCGGCGCTCGAAGCATCGCTCGGCGAGCAAGGCGTCGTCTGGCCGGTCGCCATCGATAACGAGTTTGCTGTCTGGAACGCATACGGCGTGAACGCTTGGCCGACGCAGATGATCTTCGATCGGCATGGCGTGCTGCGCAAGACCGTCGTCGGCGATTCGCAAGACGCGCTCGTCAACGCGACGATCCACCAACTACTAGCGGAGAAGACGTAGGGGCTCGCCCGCGCTTCCTAGATGCCGGCGAACCACTCGTAGCCCTGATCTTCCCAGTAACCGCCGTTGCCGAACTGGCCGCCTAGCGCCGCCACCAGCTCGATCTTGTTGACGTGCTTCGCGCTCTTATAGCCTAACTGGGTGGGCACTTTGAGCCGGAGCGGTGCGCCGTTCTTGAGCGGCACCGGCTGGTCGTTGAGATCGTATGCGAGCAACGCTTGCGGATGCGCGGCTTGGTGCATGTCAAGCGACTCATAGTACTTGGTACCCGTGCCGTCGTCGTCCATGCAATGGAACACGACATACTTGGCGCCTGACTGCGGACCTGCCGCGGCGAGGATCTCGCGCACGCGCGCGCCGCGCCACTTGCCGATGACGCTCCACCCCTCGACGCAATCGTGGCGCGTGGTCTGGGTGACCGCGGGGAACTTCGAGCGCAGGTCGTCGACGGAAAACGACGTCGGGTCGTCGACCAGCCCGGTCACGAACAGGCGGTAGCCGTGCCAGTTGTTGCGGCTCCACGCGAGATACGTCGGATCGGACGGCGGGTCGAAGCCGTTGTGCCGGAAGTCGGGAGAGATGTACTTGTCGGCGTACTCGCGCGCCAGCGGCTGGCCCGCGCCAAGAATCGCGAGGTTGAGCCGCTCGGGCGCTTCCAGGAAACGGTGAAAACCGGGATTGTCGTTGAGCGCGGTGGCGGTGCGCGCGCAGCCGGTCAGCGCCGAGCCTGCCAGCAAAGCGAGAAAGCGGGCGCGTCGCAGCCTCATGGCGATTCCTCCACAGCGAACCAGCCGGTGATCATCGCGCGCAGATTGTTCCAAAAACCGGTGAGCGCGACCATCATGAAATGTCCGATGAAGAAGCCGATGATGCCCCACATCGCGACGAAATGCCACAGGCGCGCGAACTGGCGCCCGCCCAACAGCGCTGGCACCCAGGGCGCCCAGGCATCGAAGGACGGCGATAGCGCCAAACCTGAGACGATCGCGAGCGGCACGAGCATGAAGACGACGCCGAAGTACGCGATCTTCTGCAACGGATTGTAGTGTGCGGTCGCTTTGACTTTCCAGGGCAGCGCGTGTTCTTTGAGCGCTTCGGGCAGTTCGCGTATCTCCGTCTTGGTCGGCACGAGCTTGAACGCCCAGACCGCGTACAAGATGGCGCACAGGCCGAGCACCCAGGCGAAGAAGATGTGCCAGCGCCGGCCGTCGGCGAGCGCGCGATAGGCCGGGATCGTCGCCCACGCCGGGAACGCGCGCGACGCCTCCCCGCCCATGCCGTCCGACGTCCAGCCCAAGAGGCCGGTCGTCGTGATCACCTTGGATCCGATCTGCAGCTTGCCGACCGGGTTGCCGGCGTTGTCCATTTCGCTATAAATGGAAAACACAGGCGCGTCGAACTTGGACGCGTCGGACGCGTACAGCGCCGGGTGCGCCATGAAGATCTGCAGACCGCTCATCGTGAGGATGAGGATCGCGAGCGCCACGACCCAGTGCGTGATACGCACGACGATCGGATGCCGATAGACCCGCTGCATCATGTTCATCGATACGCAGCCAGCGGCGCTTCGGATGCACCAGGTTTGGGCCGTGCGTTGATCCGAAAGGCGGCCCAGATGAACGCGGCGCCGAGCACGGCGGCGACCACGGCCGATTCGATGGGCGCCTTGCCGGCGGCGACGCGCAGGCCCGCGGAGACGAAGAGCGTCTCGATGTAAAATCCCAGCCCGAAAAGCGTGAGATTGGGCGGGTCTTGCCAGCGCAGCGCGGTCACGATGGCAGCGTACGCGCCGACCGCGCCGATCAGCGCCGCGACGAACAGGCCGACCGGCACTTTCGCGACAGCGAGCAAGATCTGTCCGGCAAACGGCGCCAGGACGCTTAGCCCAAGCAGAACCGGCCATGCTCCCGCGGGTCGTGTTTCCGGGCGCTCGGGTCGCTTGAAGCGCGTCGCTACCGATGCACCGCCGACGATGACGGTAAGGAAAATCGCGAGCTGCACCGGCGTTCCCGGTTGTTTGAACGGTTGAAGGAATGCGAACGAGCCCAGCGCGAGCGCAGCGCCCGCGAGACCGAGCGCAAGGCGCA from Candidatus Eremiobacteraceae bacterium includes:
- a CDS encoding helix-hairpin-helix domain-containing protein; translated protein: MASSFDKRWLIAGCAAVALAAGLLLPRPAGSQHAVQADATVPPALNGNVSPGSLSPGSSPSPADMAVYVCGAVKNPGVYTFAPGARVIDAIKQAGGPLPDADVEQINLAQPLGDAMKVTVPHKGQTLASDAFMSNDPPASSSYHHRRSHGRSSRSSAHKLAVGQTLDVNTATPEELVQLPGVGPSLAQRIVDYRQQNGPFQTVDDLQNVPGIGPSKFDRMAPFIRL
- a CDS encoding arylsulfatase, with translation MSSDDLQREILPIPDPQYVGITTYDAKDPDTKFPPIEPLRPPKGAPNVLIILIDDAGFASSSAFGGVINTPTAEKLAKNGLKYNRFHSTALCSPTRQALLTGRNHHAVGMGSITELATSAPGYSSVRPKAAAALAETLKLNGYSTAQFGKCHEVPVWETSPMGPFNQWPTGSGFEHFYGFIGGEANQWAPALYKDTVPVEIPPDPGYHLTVDLTDRAIDWIGQQRVLMPDKPFFVYFAPGATHAPHHVPKEWADKYKGKFDQGWDKVREQIFARQKELGVIPKDAELTKRPADIPAWDDMDPKLKPILAREMEVYAGFLEHTDYHVGRLVESLERLQQLDNTLIYYIVGDNGASAEGTINGTFNELFMLNGVTGVETPEFLMERIDEFGGPKAYNHYAVGWAHAMDTPYQWTKQVASHWGGTRNGTIVHWPKGIRSKGEIRTQFHHVIDVAATVLDIAQLPHPAAVNGIQQMPLHGFSMKYSFDDAKAAEPHETQYFEMFVNRGIYHKGWTAVTRHSTPWVVAPLPPYDDDVWELYAPDDWTQSRNVAKENPEKLRDLQRLFLIEATKYNVLPLDDRRVERFNSDLAGRPTLIKGDSQVLFGAMGRLTENSIVNIKNKSHSVTAQVVVPKDGAEGVIVHQGGRFGGWVLYAKDGKLTYCYNCFGWKSFIVRSEQQLPEGNHQVRMEFAYDGGGLGKGGNVTLFVDGKKAGSGRVEMTVPMMFSADETCDVSVDTGTPVSSEYSIADSEFNGKVLGVQIDVGKADADRFISAEDRMRIAMARQ
- a CDS encoding FkbM family methyltransferase, with product MPMGFQTGATYVGGGRVLLRTRNGFKMYVDAHDISIAPHLILDGVWEEWTEVALRQLVAPGMTVFEAGANVGYFTLLMARAAGPSGSVHSFECDPQLAMLARDNIEINGLHRSAHIVEKAAGERAGSVTFYRTDRHRGGGSIVQGLEQIPHNATDQRTALEVEMVTFDDFADELGRTPDFIKLDAEGAEPAILRGATQLLDGARPLTIVMEFFPRFVRDAGDDPAALLRMLADKGFELRVIDERKRRIVPANAAALLQRESAELVLRRN
- a CDS encoding redoxin domain-containing protein; the encoded protein is MKILALLCALLAFGACAASAATNAGLERVLAAPDWLNGRPTAADVQGKVVLVDFYTFECYNCKNVEPNLRALYRDVPREQLVILSVHSPETSLEHSRSALEASLGEQGVVWPVAIDNEFAVWNAYGVNAWPTQMIFDRHGVLRKTVVGDSQDALVNATIHQLLAEKT
- a CDS encoding molybdopterin-dependent oxidoreductase; protein product: MRLRRARFLALLAGSALTGCARTATALNDNPGFHRFLEAPERLNLAILGAGQPLAREYADKYISPDFRHNGFDPPSDPTYLAWSRNNWHGYRLFVTGLVDDPTSFSVDDLRSKFPAVTQTTRHDCVEGWSVIGKWRGARVREILAAAGPQSGAKYVVFHCMDDDGTGTKYYESLDMHQAAHPQALLAYDLNDQPVPLKNGAPLRLKVPTQLGYKSAKHVNKIELVAALGGQFGNGGYWEDQGYEWFAGI
- a CDS encoding cytochrome b/b6 domain-containing protein, whose product is MMQRVYRHPIVVRITHWVVALAILILTMSGLQIFMAHPALYASDASKFDAPVFSIYSEMDNAGNPVGKLQIGSKVITTTGLLGWTSDGMGGEASRAFPAWATIPAYRALADGRRWHIFFAWVLGLCAILYAVWAFKLVPTKTEIRELPEALKEHALPWKVKATAHYNPLQKIAYFGVVFMLVPLAIVSGLALSPSFDAWAPWVPALLGGRQFARLWHFVAMWGIIGFFIGHFMMVALTGFWNNLRAMITGWFAVEESP